Proteins from a genomic interval of Micropterus dolomieu isolate WLL.071019.BEF.003 ecotype Adirondacks linkage group LG16, ASM2129224v1, whole genome shotgun sequence:
- the lin7a gene encoding protein lin-7 homolog A isoform X2 → MHETITVNGCPEYQARATAKATVAAFAASEGHSHPRVVELPKTEEGLGFNVMGGKEQNSPIYISRIIPGGVAERHGGLKRGDQLLSVNGVSVEGEHHEKAVELLKAAKDSVKLVVRYTPKVLEEMEARFEKLRTARRRQQQQLLMQQQQQQNMTSQQNHMS, encoded by the exons ATGCATGAAACAATCACGGTGAATGGCTGTCCAGAGTACCAGGCGAGGGCCACAGCTAAA GCTACAGTTGCAGCCTTCGCAGCCAGCGAAGGTCATTCCCACCCGAGGGTGGTGGAGCTGCCCAAGACAGAAGAAGGGCTGGGCTTCAATGTGATGGGCGGCAAGGAGCAAAACTCCCCTATCTACATCTCTCGCATTATCCCCGGAGGCGTGGCTGAGAGGCACGGTGGCCTAAAGCGAGGGGATCAGCTCCTGTCTGTCAATGGTGTG AGCGTGGAAGGAGAGCACCACGAGAAAGCGGTGGAGCTGCTGAAGGCGGCCAAGGACAGTGTAAAGCTGGTGGTTCGCTACACCCCCAAAGTGCTGGAGGAGATGGAGGCTCGCTTTGAGAAGCTCCGTACGGCCCGGCggcgccagcagcagcagctcctcatgcagcagcagcaacagcagaacaTGACTTCTCAGCAGAACCACATGTCGTAG
- the lin7a gene encoding protein lin-7 homolog A isoform X1 has product MHETITVNGCPEYQARATAKATVAAFAASEGHSHPRVVELPKTEEGLGFNVMGGKEQNSPIYISRIIPGGVAERHGGLKRGDQLLSVNGVSVEGEHHEKAVELLKAAKDSVKLVVRYTPKVLEEMEARFEKLRTARRRQQQQLLMQQQQQQNMTSQQNHMSLFQKKKK; this is encoded by the exons ATGCATGAAACAATCACGGTGAATGGCTGTCCAGAGTACCAGGCGAGGGCCACAGCTAAA GCTACAGTTGCAGCCTTCGCAGCCAGCGAAGGTCATTCCCACCCGAGGGTGGTGGAGCTGCCCAAGACAGAAGAAGGGCTGGGCTTCAATGTGATGGGCGGCAAGGAGCAAAACTCCCCTATCTACATCTCTCGCATTATCCCCGGAGGCGTGGCTGAGAGGCACGGTGGCCTAAAGCGAGGGGATCAGCTCCTGTCTGTCAATGGTGTG AGCGTGGAAGGAGAGCACCACGAGAAAGCGGTGGAGCTGCTGAAGGCGGCCAAGGACAGTGTAAAGCTGGTGGTTCGCTACACCCCCAAAGTGCTGGAGGAGATGGAGGCTCGCTTTGAGAAGCTCCGTACGGCCCGGCggcgccagcagcagcagctcctcatgcagcagcagcaacagcagaacaTGACTTCTCAGCAGAACCACATGTC GTTGTtccaaaagaagaagaagtga